The nucleotide window AAATACCTACATTATCTAATAAATACTGTATAGGCTACTCTGTTCTCCTATAAGTTATGGTGTGGTGATGAGAGTTGATTTCAGGTAAAGTCCTAAGGAGAGTATCAATAATTTTTCTTTTCAGTAGTATTTCTTTAATTCCAATATTTCTGTCAGAATTAATTGCTGGAATACTATTTAAATCATATGTGTTAATGGCAGATTCTTATCATACATTAATAGACTTTTTAATGTCATTTATTTTTTATTTCACATTAATAAAGATAAATACTAGATCTAAAAGATTTCCTTGGGGACTCTATAATCTTGAAAGTCTTGTAGTCTTGACCGCGTCCATATTTATCGTATATTTATCAACAAATCTAATACTCAGTATGTTTGACAATGCTATAACTTTATCTATTTCCCCTTGGTATTCAATTATATTATTCGTAAGCAGTATTTATTCGCTAACGCTATTCTTAATAGAGAGGAGATACGTAGAGATTCAGATAGTAAAAAACGATATGATTCACTCCTTATTGGATGGTGTAACTGAAGTAGTCTCAGGTGTAACTTTAATCTTACAAAATACAGTTTTAATGGACACAGTAACACTACTAATACTTGCATTTACCTTAAGCGACGTAGTTAGGGAAATTAAGGATTCAATTGTCTCGATACTAGGTGCCTCAATTGACTCTCCGATGAAGTTTCAATTAATTAATGAACTTAGGTCAAAGAATATACCTATAATTAACCTTTATTTAAAAAAATGTGGATCTTTCTACGCAGTATATACTTATATAGGTCTACCTAAAGATATAAGTTTAGAAAAAGCGTACAAGATTAAGAGAAAAACGAAAAGGATAATTAAGAAATATGATAATATAGCTTACGTTGACGTAATACTCGTACCTCTAACTGAGATTAAGAAAAAGAAAATATTAGAGCAAGTCAATGTTCTTTACTCTAGGTAATATTCCTTTTTCCTCAGTTATCTTAAAGAAGAACTCTAGTCCTCTCCTTATCTCATCTACTGGAACATTGTACTCTTGTATATCAGCCCAGATCGTCTTTCTTACTATCTCTTCATCAAGGTCCGCCTTTTGTGCCTCTCTCATTATTTGTACATCCTTTGGTATTATTTCATCTAAATGTTTTTCCGCGTACTTTTTACTTTTCTCATAAGTCTCTTTAAATCTGAGTGCCAGGTCTTTTCCAACTTCTTTAGAAATTACTACCATACCCATGGGCATTGGCGTATTGTTGGAAATAGTTTTCCACATATCCCACATACTGCCTATTCTAACTACAGAAATTCCCATTTTCCTTAAAGCATACATCATTTTTATCTCATGAACTGCCACTAGCACATCTCCCTCTTTTCCTAAGGCTTTAATTTCATCCAATACTCTTCTAACTATAATTAGTCTTCCGTATTTTCCAATAAGTAGCCTATATAATGTAAACGCAGTAGTGTTCGGTCCGTGAACAATTAACCTACTTCTCTTTATCTCGTCTTCACTCATTTCCTTTATCGCCAAAATTGGCATACCGGTTATACCATCTACTGCAGTCGCTACAGCATTACTTAGAATGTAATAGTCATCTTGTATATATGGGTACATTGCGACAGATGGAACTGAAACAT belongs to Saccharolobus solfataricus and includes:
- a CDS encoding cation transporter, whose amino-acid sequence is MISGKVLRRVSIIFLFSSISLIPIFLSELIAGILFKSYVLMADSYHTLIDFLMSFIFYFTLIKINTRSKRFPWGLYNLESLVVLTASIFIVYLSTNLILSMFDNAITLSISPWYSIILFVSSIYSLTLFLIERRYVEIQIVKNDMIHSLLDGVTEVVSGVTLILQNTVLMDTVTLLILAFTLSDVVREIKDSIVSILGASIDSPMKFQLINELRSKNIPIINLYLKKCGSFYAVYTYIGLPKDISLEKAYKIKRKTKRIIKKYDNIAYVDVILVPLTEIKKKKILEQVNVLYSR
- a CDS encoding MqnA/MqnD/SBP family protein, which encodes MVTIRVGALADSGDLYPFIPLMEGKVKPEGFNLEFEVIPTVQDINEAVLKKEVDVSVPSVAMYPYIQDDYYILSNAVATAVDGITGMPILAIKEMSEDEIKRSRLIVHGPNTTAFTLYRLLIGKYGRLIIVRRVLDEIKALGKEGDVLVAVHEIKMMYALRKMGISVVRIGSMWDMWKTISNNTPMPMGMVVISKEVGKDLALRFKETYEKSKKYAEKHLDEIIPKDVQIMREAQKADLDEEIVRKTIWADIQEYNVPVDEIRRGLEFFFKITEEKGILPRVKNIDLL